The genomic region AATGAAAAATTATAATAATATAACAAAATGTTTAAATTGAAACAATTACAATAGGTCCATGGCTCTTAATGTTCTTAAGTGAGGTTCAGTATCGTAGTATTATTCTATTTCGAGAACATTTTTTTGCTGTAAAAAACAACCGTCAACCCAGTTAGCGAAACTAGATTGACGGTTTAAAATTAAAAATTAAGCTGCAGCGCAGCGGCTTGTCCTGAAGGTACTTCAGGAAGTATATCTGATTATTTTTTTAGGGCATCCCTAATCTCAATCAATAATTCTTCTTGTGTTGGCCCTTTTGGTTCCTCTGGAGCGGGCTCCTCTTTTTTCTTCATTTTGTTAACACCCTTTACTACCATGAACATCACAAAAGCCACAATAATAAAGTCGATGACATTGGTCAAGAATTCTCCGTACATTATGGCTACTTCGCCTACTTTTTCGCCTGCTTCGTTCATGGTTCCTTCTTGTATGATATATTTGACGTCTTTAAAGTCTGCATTAAAAATAAGACCGATCAATGGGGAAACGATACCCCCCGTAAACGATGCCACAACTTTATTGAAAGCGGCACCCATAACGAAACCTACGGCAATATCTACCAGGTTTCCTTTCATTGCAAATTCTTTGAACTCTTTTAACATGATATAGTGTTTTAGTTGGTTAATGAATATATGATAATGCAATGTAATAAAAAATCGGCTTCTTGACGAAATGTTAATTCATGAATTTAACTATTCTATAAATGAGCGTTTTACACGCTGTGAAATACCTGTTAACAGTTCGTAAGAAATGGTATCGGCAGTTTGGGCAAAGTCGTTTGCGGAAAGCCCTTTCCCAAAAACGATGACTTCATCGCCCTCATTACAATTAATATTGGTAACATCTATCATAATCATATCCATACATACATTACCTATAATGGGAGCCTTTTTACCGTTTACGTACACATATGTTTTTCCGTTACCATATTGCCTGCCGATACCATCTGCATGGCCCAAGGGTAAAGTTGCCGATATTTTGTAACCGTCCGATGCATAGGCCCTGTTGTACCCCACGGTCTCACCGGGCTTTATTTTATGAATTTGGGAAATAATGGTTTTCAAAGTGACGACTGGTCTTAACTGGGCGTCGATTTTTGCTTCATTGCCATATCCATAAAGACCTATACCACTGCGTACCATATGATGCTGGGCTCCGGGATAATTTACGATTCCCGATGTGTTCAATAAATGTTTAAAAGGAATATGGTCTAACTTTTTATCTATTTCAGAAGCGATTTTCTGAAAAGTATCGATTTGTTTTTTTGTGAACTCTTTTTCGTTTAAATCTTCCGATGCGGCCAAATGCGAGAAAATAGACAGTGCCTTTAAGTAATCGGTCCCTTTTAATTTCCCGATAATAAAATCTATATCGTTCTCCCCAAAACCCAATCGGTTTAAACCGGTATTGAATTTTAAGTGAACGGGATACTCTTTTTGTTCGTGTTTTGCGGCTGTCTCTAGAAAGGCCTCCAGAATTTTACGGGAATATATGCTAGGTTCCAAACACCGTTCTATCAAAGTGTCAAAACTTACCGCTTGCGGATGCAATACCAGAATAGGTCGGGTAATGCCCGCATCGCGCAGCGCAATACCTTCTTTTACATAGGCTACGGCAAAATAATCGGCCCCTAGGCTTTGTAGTTTTAAGGCCACTTTCTCGGCATCGCTGCCATAGGCAAAGGCCTTTACGACCGCTAAAAATTTGGTTTTGGGCAGCAGTTTGGAACGTAAATAAAGATAATTATGCTCCAAAGCTTTGAAATCGATTTCTAGAACCGTTTCCTTTACTTCAGACATCGGAGTTTTTTTTTGAAGCATTCACTTCTTCAGAATCAACCTTCATTTGACTTACTTTTTCCCGCAACATGGCTTTGTAGAATGCTCCCCTGCTCAGGGGTTCATATGCTTCGGTCTCTCCGAGCATTACCAATTTATCACTATCGGATTTCCGAAAACTGTAATTGGCCAAATTTCCGGTACGGGTGCAAATGGCATGTACTTTGGTAACGTATTCTGCCGTAGCCATTAGTGCGGGCATGGGACCAAACGGGTTTCCCTTAAAATCCATATCCAACCCGGCCACAAGAACGCGAACCCCCTTATTGGCAAGGTCATTGCAGACCGTTACGATCTCATCATCAAAAAACTGGGCCTCATCAATACCTACCACATCACAGCCATCGGCCAAAAGCCTAATATTAGCCGCAGCGGGAACGGGAGTAGAGCGTATCTCATTGGCATCGTGCGAGACTACCATTTCCTCGTTATAGCGGGTATCGACCATCGGCTTGAAAATTTCTACTTTTTGCTTTGCAAATTGTGCACGTCTCAAACGCCTGATCAATTCCTCGGTCTTACCGGAAAACATAGAGCCGCAGATAACTTCTATCCAGCCGAATTGTTCCTTGTGATTAACGGTGTTTTCGAGAAACATTTTGTAATTTTAGACGAAAATAAGGTCTTTTTTCGTTCTTGTTTTAAAGAAATATAAAAATACGCAAGAAAGGCATAGCTTTTGTTGAAAATATGATGGTAAGAATATAAATCCGCATTGATGAAAAAAAAGTTGAAAGAAGAGTTGAGGAAGTTGTCTACGGATATTATTACGGCGAGAGACTTGGATAGTATAACCGATTTATATGAAGCATCTAAAACGCTTTATGAAAAATTAGCGGTTTTGCGCTTTATCGAAGAGGAATTGAACGATTTGGAAGTTGACGTTTCCAAAAACGCCATTGCTGCCAAATTTGAGCAAATGGCCAGTGCAGTACTAGAGGGTAATACCTCTGTTCCGGAAAGTAATCCGCATGAAGAAGACATTATGGTTCCGGGTATGGATACTATTAAAGGTATGGTCTCCGAAATGCCAAGCTCAGAAGAGGTAGAGCAGATTTTCGGTGAATTTATGGCCAAGCCCGACTTGATGAAAAATGAAAAGGAAATTTTGATGCCCAAAAGCAATGGCACAAAAAACGGGGTCAATTCTCCAAAATCAATAAACGATACTTTAGGCAAGGATATAAAAGTGGATTTAAACGACCGGTTGGCCTTCGTAAAGCATTTGTTCAACGATAGCATGGAAGATTTTAATAGGGTCATCTCCCAACTCAACACAATTGATACCGAGGAACGTTCTTTTTCATTCATCAACAATATGGTAAAACCCGACTACAATAATTGGCAGGGAAAAGAAGAATATGAACTTCGCTTTACGAAATTGATAGAACGCAGGTTTGCCTAACAATTTTCACAAATAATCGGTATAACCCAACATAAGTTGTTGGGTTTTTTGTTTTCTATGATAGTTCGTATTGTACCTTTGGCCCGGTAATCGCTATATCGCCATGCAAATCAAAAAAATCGTTTTTTATGTAGCGACCGGAATATTAACGGCTATCATGCTATATTCGGTACAGATGTACTTTCGTAATCCTGATGCGATAGCCAGCTACTTTGAAAGTGTGCAATATCCGGGTTATCTTGTATATCCATTAGCGATTGCAAAGGTGTTGGGCCTCGTTGCTATTTGGGGGAATTTCTCCAGATCATTAAAGGAATGGGCCTATGCAGGTTTCTTTTTTGATGTTACTTTGGCACTTACGGCACATATGGTCGCAAAAGATGGTGGGGAATTATTTTCGATTATTGCTTTTTTTGCGTTGATGATTTCTTACTTTACGGGTAAAACAGTATGTCCTTAATTATTTGGATTGATGGGAAAATTATATTTGGTACCTACACCTATCGGAAACTTAGAGGATATGACCCTCAGGGCCATTCGTATTTTGAAGGAAGTAGATTTGATACTTGCCGAAGATACCCGTACAAGCGGAAAGCTATTGCAGCACTTTGAAATAACCACACCTATGCAGAGCCATCACATGCATAATGAGCATAAATTGATGGACGGTATCGTAAGGCGATTGAAAAATGGTGAGATTATAGCACAAATTTCGGATGCGGGAACGCCTGCCATATCCGATCCTGGATTTTTGTTGACAAGGGCCTGTGTAGAAAACAATATCGCAGTTGAATGCTTGCCCGGGGCAACCGCTTTCGTACCTGCTTTGGTGAACAGTGGACTGCCAAACGAGAAGTTTGTTTTTGAGGGATTTCTTCCCGTTAAAAAAGGTCGTCAAACTAGGTTAAAGCTCTTGGCTGAGGAAACACGCACTATCATTTTTTACGAATCACCACATAAACTCATAAGGACTCTTACGCATTTTGTAGAATATTTTGGAGCGAAAAGGCCCGCTTCGGTTTCTCGAGAATTGACAAAAATCTATGAAGAGACCGTTCGGGGCAGTATGGAGGAGGTATTAAAATACTACACGAAAAAACCACCAAAAGGGGAAATCGTAATTATCGTAGGCGGTAAACAATAGTTTCTTACATTTAGTCAATGATAGCACCGTGGCTTATTTCTGCATTTACTGTTATTGCGGTCTACTATTTGGATAAATGGGAAAATAAACACATTAAGTCGGTTTTTGATTGGGTACCTGCAATATTGTTGGCTTACATTATACCTGCCATTGTCTCCTACGTTTTAAATGCCGACTATTCCCAAGCCCATATACACAGCTTTAGTAAGGATTATTTTATTCCCTTGGCCATTGTTGCCGTCATGAGCAGTTTGTCTCTAGGTCAATTAAAGTCCATTGGCTTTAAACCCTTATTGGTTTTTGCATCTGGATCACTTTTCATTGCGGTTTTCCCCATATTGCTTATGCTCTTTTTTTCAGATTCTGAATTGATTTCCCAAACTTTGACTATAGATGATTACTGGATGGGTATACCGCCCATCGTAGGCAGTTGGATTGGGGGAAGTACCAGCCAATTGGTATTGAAAGAGTTGGTAGAATGTCCTGAAAATATTTTTCTTACCGTTTTGGTAATGGATAATATCTTAGTAAATATATGGACCATCCTCATGTTCCAAAGCATCAAAAAGAGTGGCACGCTTAATGCATGGTTCACTATTACCGATGTAGCCATACCTGAAGATATACGTGTTGAAAAAGGAACTAAACTAAAACCGTTGTTAAGTGCCTTGATTTTATTGGCATGCGTAGTATTATGTAATTTCATCATTGAAAGTTTTGTAGTTAAAGTGGTATTGTTATCCTTAACGGGTTTGGCATTGAGCAATTTTATAAAGCAATGGAACTTTACGTTCGCTTTAAAGGCGGGGAGGATATTGATTATTATAGTTATGGCCATTTTGGGTTTAAAACTGCAAATTGCCACTCTTGGTTTTAATATGCCTTTTTTTGGTTTTCTTATTGTATGGCTTTTGGGTCATTTTATTTTTATGCTGATTATAGCAAAGCTGTTGAATGTGAATATGGCTTGGGTGCCTATAGCCAGTATGGCCAATGTTGGTGGTATTGCGACTGCTCCAGCGGTCACTGCTGCTTATAATATCAAATGGATGCCACATGCCATTGTACTTGCCATTTTAAGTATGGCAACCGGTACGTTTTGGGGTATGTTAACGATTTGGTTATTGAAGACTTTTATAAAATAAAATGAGCATGCAGCATCTACTTTCAGAGATTCGAAACTGCGAAGTCTGTAAAAAACATTTGCCGCTAGGGCCAAGACCTATAATTTCGGGAACGGTAAATTCGAAGATAGTTTTGGTAAGTCAGGCTCCTGGGAAAAAAGCGCATGAGCACAATAGGGCATGGGACGATTCCAGCGGAAGAAAATTACGCGAATGGCTAGGGGTAACCGATGAGCAATTTTATGATGCGGATAATTTTGCCGTGTTGCCTATGGGTTTTTGCTATCCCGGAAAAGCGAAGACTGGCGATTTACCACCAAGAAAGGAATGTGCACCGCTATGGCATGGTTTGGTCTGGGAACAGTTTGAAAACGTAAAGCTGGTTATTGTGATAGGAAAGTATGCCCAAGACAGGTATCTAAAAGAATTTTCAAAGGCGAACCTAACCCAGAACGTAGCGAATTTTAAAGATTTTTTGCCAAAACATTTTCCGTTGCCGCACCCCTCCCCAGTCAATCGGTTTTGGATGGCCAAAAACCCATGGTTTGAGCAAGAGGTTGTAGGGGAGTTAAGGAAAATAGTATCAAAGGTGATAGGTGAGCCAAAATAATTATTTTTCTCCACCCCTAATAAGCACTCCCATCATGCTTCCCTTTTTCCCAACCATGTTTACCAAGATACTGGTTGGCACTTTCTACCGCACCTTCCTCAATATCGGTTCCCTGACTGTCGTTCCAACGGTTGAGGTAACCAAAAAGAGAAATTACGCCGAGCATTTCTACGATCTCACCTTCATCCCAATATTGGTACAAACGTTCTTTGATTTCGGCATCTACGGCATTGGGCACTTGCGATGCTTGCAGCGAAAAATCCAATGCGGCTCGCTCAGCTTCAGAAAAAGCAGGGTGAGTTCGGTACTCCCAAATATTATCAAGTTGTTCCTGTTCCGCTCCGTAACGTTCAGCGGCCCGTATGGCGTGTGCCTGGCAATAGCGGCATCCGGTGGCATTGCTGCTTACCCATGCGATCATACGTTTTAAGGCAGACGTAACCCGCCCTTCATTGGCCATGACTGCCATATTCAAGTTAATAAAGGCTTTGGAAATAGCAGGTCTATGCTGCATGGTCAAAATTGAATTCGGACAAAACCCCAGGGTTTCGTTAAAGAATTCGGCCAGTTTTTTGGTTTCTGGGCTATGGTCCGGGTCAAGAGGTCGTACTAAGGGCATACAGTATAATTTTCAGTTAAAAATGCGATATACGAAATCATGAACGAGTAAAAGCTTAGGCTTTTAAGAGGTGTCAAATTATCGTACTTTTACAAGTCAAGTCTACAATAAACGAAAAATTATGGGTACAACAAATCATATTAGCACTAAATGGTTGGGTAACATGGCCTTTGAAACCAATAATCCCTCGGGGCATACCTTACATATAGATATTGCCAAGGAAGATGGGGGAGATGGTAACGGTTTTCGTCCAAAAGCCTTGATGCTTTCTTCGCTTGCAGGATGTTCTGGACTGGATGTGGCTTCACTTATCAAAAAAATGAAATTGGAAGTAGACGCGTTCCACATCGAGACCATCGCCAACCTTACCGATGAGCATCCTAAATACTATGATAAAGTAGTTATTGAGTATCATTTTCACGGTAGCAATTTGGATGAGCAAAAGCTGCAGCGCGCTGTAGACCTTTCTATTGAGACGTATTGTGGCGTTATGGAGATGTTTCGGAGGTTTGCGGAGTTAAAAATTGTCACTAAATTCCATCATAAGTAAATTTTACGAAGTTATGATTCACTTCGAGCAATTTTGATGTATTGAAATTGTAACGAGAAAATTTCTGAAAAATTAGTTTGCACTTGATTTTTGTATTTGACCTTTAATATGCGCTGGACCATAAAGCCGAAACCGGAACAGAAAGATATTGACCAATTGGCCAATGTACTTCATGTGGATGATTTGGTGGCGCAACTACTGGTGCAAAGGGGTATTACCACCTATGAAGCAGCCAAAAAATTCTTTCGTCCACAACTGACCCATTTGCACGACCCCTTCTTGATGAAAGATATGGATGTTGCTGTAGGCCGCATAGAAACTGCTATCAAAAACGAGGAAAATATTTTGGTTTATGGCGATTATGATGTGGATGGTACTACGGCGGTCGCTTTGGTTTACAGCTACCTACTCAGTGATTACCCAAATGTGGCAACGTATATTCCGGACAGGTACGATGAAGGGTATGGAATATCTTACAAAGGCATCGATTTTGCAGAGGACAACAGTTTTTCTTTGATCATTGCCTTGGATTGTGGCGTTAAGGCCATAGACAAGGTAGCCTATGCCAAGAAAAAAGATATTGATTTTATTATTTGCGACCATCACAGACCCGGGAAAAACTTACCGGATGCCATAGCCGTTTTAGACCCAAAGCGTGTGGATTGCGATTACCCTTATGATGAATTGTGTGGTTGTGGAGTGGGTTTTAAGTTGGTTCAGGCCCTTAGCTCCAGAAGAGGGAAAACTATTGATGATTTGGTACAATACCTTGATTTAGTGGCTACTGCCATTGGTGCGGACATCGTACCGATAACCGGTGAGAATAGAACTCTCGCTTTTTATGGCCTACAGGTTATCAATCAACAGCCTAGAACAGGTTTTAAGGCTATTATCGACCAGATAAAAAAAACAGTACTCACAATAACCGATGTTGTATTCATCATAGCCCCAAGAATTAATGCGGCAGGCAGGATGAAACATGGTCAGTATGCCGTAAATCTGCTAACAGAAACCGATTTGAACAAGGCCCAGAAATCTGCTGCTGAGATTGAGCAGTTCAATACCGACAGAAGGGGATTGGACCAAGAGATTACCCAGCAAGCCTTAGTTCAAATTCAAGAAAACAACGAAGAGGAAAAATTTACCTCTGTGGTGTATAAAGAATCTTGGCACAAAGGCGTCATCGGTATAGTTGCCTCAAGATTGACTGAAACGTATTATAGGCCTACTTTGGTTTTTACCAAGAGCGGGGATAAGTTGGCGGCATCCGCACGTTCGGTCAAAGGTTTTGACGTTTACAATGCTCTGGAAGGCTGTTCGGACTGTATCGAACAGTTTGGGGGGCATAAATATGCAGCAGGGTTGACTTTGTCGGAAAATCAATTTGAAACCTTTAAACGACAATTTGAAAAAGTGGTTTCAGAAAGCATAGACCCACAATTGTTGACTCCCGAAATAACGGTCGATGCAGTTATAGAGCTTAAGGATATCACCCCTAAATTGATGCGGATCATACGACAGTTCGCTCCTTTTGGCCCAGGCAATATGACCCCTGTTTTTATGGCAGAGAATTTGACCGATACAGGCTATGCAAAAGGTGTAGGCCAAAATGAGGCACATTTAAAAATATCGGTCACCCAAAACGATAGCCATAGGATTGACGGTATAGGGTTCAATCTGGGAGACAAACTACCTTTGGTCATAAGTAGAAAACCATTTAAAGCTGTTTTTTCGTTGGACGAAAATGAATGGCAAGGTAACATTAGTCTTCAATTGAAAATAAAGGATATTAAATGAAGATAGAACATTTGGCTATTTGGGTTGCCGATTTAGAATTGATGCGCAGTTTTTATGAAACTTACTTTAATGCAAAAGCGGGAGGGAAATATCATAATCCAAAAAAGGAGTTCTCCTCATATTTTCTCAGCTTTGACAAGGGACCAAGATTAGAATTAATGCATACCCCAGAAATAGCGCACAGTCAAAACCTAGCCATAACCCATCTAGGGATTGTTCATTTTGCTGTTTCTGTTGGCAGTAAAAAGCAGGTTAATGCTTTGACCGAGCGGTTGCGTAGAGATGGCTATGCGATCAAAGGAGAAGCAAGGACTACGGGAGATGGATATTATGAGAGCGTGGTGTTAGATCCGGAAGGGAATCAAATAGAGATAACCATCTAGAAATGGCAAGAGAACTAGACCCCTACGCAGCACTTCGGTATAGGGAATTCAATATTTTTTTGCTGGTACGTTTCGCGATGGTCTTTGCATGGTCTATGCAGTTTATAGTTATCGAATGGCAAGTCTACTCTATGACCAAAGACCCACTTTCGTTGGGAATCATTGGGCTAATGGAAGTAATTCCTGCGGTGGGTATGGCCCTCTTTGCCGGGCATATTGTGGACCAAAAGGAAAAACGTAACCTTTTGGTCAAATGCATTCTAGGTTTCTCGGTTGTTAGTTTTGGACTTTTTATGCTCAGTCTGCCGTCACTGGAACGCCAATACAATACTACTACCCTGCTGTACGGTATTTATGTTTTGGTCTTTTTGGGCGGATTGGTCAGGACATTTTTGGGACCTACCATTTTTTCATTGATCGCGCTCATCGTACCTAAAAAAATATATCCCAATGCCGCCACTTGGAGTAGTTCTACTTGGCAGCTTGCATCGGTATTGGGCCCTGCTTTGGCAGGCCTATCTATAAGTTGGATAGGGGTTCACTGGTCTATGTGTATCATTTTTGGTTTTTCTATCATAGCGCTGATCGCATTGTTTCAAGTATCAAAAAAGCCTATCCTAAATCCCAAAATAGGGGAGCCTGTTTTCCAAAGTTTACGGGAAGGCTTAAAATTCGTTTTTAATACCAAGGCGGTTTTTGGGGCTTTGACCTTGGATATGATAGCTGTGCTTTTTGGAGGTGCAGTGGCCCTGCTCCCCATTTTTGCCCAAGATATTTTGCAGGTAGGGTCAGAAGGCTTTGGCGTTTTACGGGCCGCTCCTGCCGTTGGGGCATCAATCACTATGTTGGGCTCAACACGTTTTCCTTTACATAAAAATGCGGGAAAAAAGTTGCTCTGGGCGGTGTTTGGTTTTGGTATCTGTATCATCGTGTTCGGGCTTTCTACATACTTTTGGTTATCGGTAATCGCATTGTTTTTAAGTGGTGCCGTAGATGGTGTCTCCATGATTATCAGGCAAACAATTCTCCAATTAAAAACGCCGGACAACATGAGGGGGAGGGTAGCTTCGGTAAATTCAATGTTCGTGGGATCATCCAACGAATTGGGTGCGTTTGAGAGCGGCGTTACGGCCAAATTGATGGGAACCGTTACCGCGGTGGTATTTGGTGGCACCATGACCCTGCTCACGGTCGGGATTACGGCTTTTGTGTCGCCAACCTTTAGAAAACTGGATTTACAGAAAGACGTGGAAGAGCATGAGGCCGAATAACCACTATGATTTTACGAATTGTTAGCCCTCGAATTTTTCTAAGGATAGTATTTCCCCATCAAAAACGGCATAGGTGTAATATTTGATCCAGTCACCAAGATTGGTGTATTTGGATTTTTCGTTCAACTGTATTTCCAAAGGTAAATGGCGATGTCCAAAAACAAAATGGTCATAATGTTGGCTTTCCAATTTGCGTTTGGCATACTGCACCAACCATTCTTTGTCCTCGCCTAAAAATTTGGCATCCTCATCACCGGAAATCAATTTGTTCTTTACCGAAAAATACTGAGCCAACCGAACGCCCCAATCCGGGTGCATCCATCTAAAAAACCATTTTGCGACCGGATTGGTAAACAGTTTTTTCATGCGCTTGTAACCCTTGTCATGTGGCCCTAACCCATCACCATGACCTATAAAAAACGAAGTATCGTTGATTTTGTATTGTTGAGGGCGGTGAAAAACGGGAATGTTCAGCTCTTCCTCGAAATACCCGTTCATCCAAAGGTCGTGGTTGCCCACAAAATAGTAAATGGGAATTCCCGAGTCCGATATTTCGGCCAATTTACCCAAAGTTCTGGTAAACCCTTTGGGCACAACGGTTTTATACTCGAACCAAAAATCAAATAGGTCGCCCAACAAAAATATGGCGGCAGCGTCATATTTGATTTCATCCAACCAGGCCACAAACTTTTTTTCCCGGGGAAAACTTTGTGCATTTGTGGGTGCGCCTAGATGGTTGTCACTGGCGAAATACACTTTTTTATTTTCGGGAAGATGTATAGTGGTCATTTAATATACAAATATAGCAGAATACGAATTCGCTTTAGCAAATGGGTCAATATTAGTACAAAAGCAGTTAAGTTTAATTATGATCATATCATACATTACCAATGTTATACGGTAGGCAGTAACGTTACCGAAAAAATATATATTTATGAACAGTGATATTAAAACAATAGAAAACAAAATCAAGCAAATTATTGAAAAGAACGAAGATGCCGTAAAGGGATTTCAAAAAGCGGCGGAAAACGTAAAACGGGAAGGCGTCATAAGCTATTTTCAAAATAGGGCCAAACAGCGTGAATTATTTGTAAAAACATTGCATAACGCCACTCCGGTACTAGAAACTGGAGATGCTGAAATCAGCGGTTCTACCAAAGGTACAATGCATAGGACATGGATGGACATCAAGACTTTTTTTACTTCGAATGATGACGAGGCCATGTTGAAAGAGGCAGTTAGAGGGGATGAGTCGGCAATTTCCGAATACAATGAAATATTGACCGAGACCATGCTGCCCCACAGAATGAAAGAAATCATTAGGGAACAGCGCAATGAAATTCAAAACGATTTGGAAACATCAGGGATATTGGAAAGATTGGTATGATATAAGGAATATGATTTAACAAAGCCGAACCAGACCTAAGGTTCGGCTTTTTAATTTGAGCTATCAAAAACCTTATAATTTTAATTTTCAGAAGCGAACCATTCTGCAAAAGAGGTTTCGGTCTCTTGGAGTTTTAGGGAATGTAGTTCTATATTTTTGGGCAATCTAGCCTTTATTTTTTTGGAAAAATCAATTACCATATTTTCGCTGGTGGGCTGATAATCGGCTAAAATCACGTTATGGCCCCTATCCATCAATTCTTTGGCCAGCTCTACGTGGGGCGTATTTTTATTAAAGACCGTGGCGTGGTCAAACTTGTCCACAATTTCTTCTTTTACAATTTTTTTAAGGTCGCCAAAATCGATTACCATTCCCAATTTTACATGTGAAGTGTCGGTTATGGGCTCGCCTATGACCGTGACCGAAAGCTTATAGCTGTGACCGTGCACGTTCCTACATTTGCCGTCATAACCGTACAGTGCATGGCCTGTTTCAAAATTGAATTGTTTGGTGATTCTTATATTGCCCATAATCAAGTAGATTAATGGGCAAAGGTAGGAATTTTGATAAAAGAATTATTAACGACTTGCGTAGAGCAAATACGATCCCCCAATAATCAAAAATGGTGCGGCAATCATAAAAAGAATGACACTCCAGCGGTACAGGCCCCAGAACGATATTGTTTTTGCCTTTTCGGGTTTGGTCCTATCGTATACTATTTTTACTTTATCCCCAATTTTGTAGGCAGGTGGGCTAGAGCTGATACCACTTTTAAAACTTATTTTGGTCTGCGACCTGTCCGTAAATTCAAAAACCGGGGTATACATGGTACTGCCATCACTTTGATGAGTATGAAACTGAGTCACGGTGGCCGTGGCTCTTATACCTTTTTGTAGCAGGTTTTGGGTTTTTTTGTAGTTGGTAAAGGCATGGTACGCCAAAAAAGTACCGATTAAAAAAAGAAAAAGATAAAAGATGATCCAGCCCATAATTGTATTTTTTGGCATGGTTATCTTTTGAATTTACGCCTTGTCCTCACCCGATTTACGAAAAATACAATCAGAATGATCAACGCAAAGGCCGGAAATATGAGGTCACTATTTAGAAATTTGAGAAAATCCATATAAAAGCTTTAGCTATACAACGTGTACAAGAATTTATTAGTATTCAGTGATTTCCTGTTTTAATTCATTGGATAGTTCTACCAATATTTGAGCTTCTTTTTCATAAACTTCTGGAGTGGTCCGTATCGGCTTTTCATCATTGCCTAGCCATTTAATAATTTCATTGTCCTTAAAATAATAACGGTTTTCCTCGATTTTGGTTTTGGATTCATCAAAAACTTCGTCGACTTCATACTCTTCGGCGGTTTTCGCGTCCCAATAGATAGGAACATTGTAATGATGCCTTGTAGATAGAACGAAAAACAAACTGTCGTCCTTGTAGTAAAAAACAAAAACATCTTTTCCCGTTTCGCCCAGTAGTATGGTATTGACTTTTTTTATACGATTACTCTTTATGTACGCAGTGGC from Costertonia aggregata harbors:
- the alr gene encoding alanine racemase, with protein sequence MSEVKETVLEIDFKALEHNYLYLRSKLLPKTKFLAVVKAFAYGSDAEKVALKLQSLGADYFAVAYVKEGIALRDAGITRPILVLHPQAVSFDTLIERCLEPSIYSRKILEAFLETAAKHEQKEYPVHLKFNTGLNRLGFGENDIDFIIGKLKGTDYLKALSIFSHLAASEDLNEKEFTKKQIDTFQKIASEIDKKLDHIPFKHLLNTSGIVNYPGAQHHMVRSGIGLYGYGNEAKIDAQLRPVVTLKTIISQIHKIKPGETVGYNRAYASDGYKISATLPLGHADGIGRQYGNGKTYVYVNGKKAPIIGNVCMDMIMIDVTNINCNEGDEVIVFGKGLSANDFAQTADTISYELLTGISQRVKRSFIE
- a CDS encoding DUF819 family protein — protein: MIAPWLISAFTVIAVYYLDKWENKHIKSVFDWVPAILLAYIIPAIVSYVLNADYSQAHIHSFSKDYFIPLAIVAVMSSLSLGQLKSIGFKPLLVFASGSLFIAVFPILLMLFFSDSELISQTLTIDDYWMGIPPIVGSWIGGSTSQLVLKELVECPENIFLTVLVMDNILVNIWTILMFQSIKKSGTLNAWFTITDVAIPEDIRVEKGTKLKPLLSALILLACVVLCNFIIESFVVKVVLLSLTGLALSNFIKQWNFTFALKAGRILIIIVMAILGLKLQIATLGFNMPFFGFLIVWLLGHFIFMLIIAKLLNVNMAWVPIASMANVGGIATAPAVTAAYNIKWMPHAIVLAILSMATGTFWGMLTIWLLKTFIK
- a CDS encoding uracil-DNA glycosylase family protein, with protein sequence MQHLLSEIRNCEVCKKHLPLGPRPIISGTVNSKIVLVSQAPGKKAHEHNRAWDDSSGRKLREWLGVTDEQFYDADNFAVLPMGFCYPGKAKTGDLPPRKECAPLWHGLVWEQFENVKLVIVIGKYAQDRYLKEFSKANLTQNVANFKDFLPKHFPLPHPSPVNRFWMAKNPWFEQEVVGELRKIVSKVIGEPK
- the mscL gene encoding large-conductance mechanosensitive channel protein MscL; this translates as MLKEFKEFAMKGNLVDIAVGFVMGAAFNKVVASFTGGIVSPLIGLIFNADFKDVKYIIQEGTMNEAGEKVGEVAIMYGEFLTNVIDFIIVAFVMFMVVKGVNKMKKKEEPAPEEPKGPTQEELLIEIRDALKK
- a CDS encoding DoxX family protein, coding for MQIKKIVFYVATGILTAIMLYSVQMYFRNPDAIASYFESVQYPGYLVYPLAIAKVLGLVAIWGNFSRSLKEWAYAGFFFDVTLALTAHMVAKDGGELFSIIAFFALMISYFTGKTVCP
- the rsmI gene encoding 16S rRNA (cytidine(1402)-2'-O)-methyltransferase, with the protein product MGKLYLVPTPIGNLEDMTLRAIRILKEVDLILAEDTRTSGKLLQHFEITTPMQSHHMHNEHKLMDGIVRRLKNGEIIAQISDAGTPAISDPGFLLTRACVENNIAVECLPGATAFVPALVNSGLPNEKFVFEGFLPVKKGRQTRLKLLAEETRTIIFYESPHKLIRTLTHFVEYFGAKRPASVSRELTKIYEETVRGSMEEVLKYYTKKPPKGEIVIIVGGKQ
- a CDS encoding carboxymuconolactone decarboxylase family protein, with protein sequence MPLVRPLDPDHSPETKKLAEFFNETLGFCPNSILTMQHRPAISKAFINLNMAVMANEGRVTSALKRMIAWVSSNATGCRYCQAHAIRAAERYGAEQEQLDNIWEYRTHPAFSEAERAALDFSLQASQVPNAVDAEIKERLYQYWDEGEIVEMLGVISLFGYLNRWNDSQGTDIEEGAVESANQYLGKHGWEKGKHDGSAY
- a CDS encoding thymidine kinase translates to MFLENTVNHKEQFGWIEVICGSMFSGKTEELIRRLRRAQFAKQKVEIFKPMVDTRYNEEMVVSHDANEIRSTPVPAAANIRLLADGCDVVGIDEAQFFDDEIVTVCNDLANKGVRVLVAGLDMDFKGNPFGPMPALMATAEYVTKVHAICTRTGNLANYSFRKSDSDKLVMLGETEAYEPLSRGAFYKAMLREKVSQMKVDSEEVNASKKNSDV